A genome region from Sphingomonas anseongensis includes the following:
- a CDS encoding RluA family pseudouridine synthase → MTLSNADQWELSERVLFIDGEAIVIDKPARLAVDRPKAGGDSLSARIDELKFGFQRPPVPVHRLDRDTSGCLLLARHPKARARFGATFEAGKVEKLYIAVVDGEIEGEGVVDLPLAKISSVEEGWRMVADERGKRALTRWRALRSNDGRTLVEFKPETGRTHQIRAHARYGLDAAIIGDPIYGSGGEPMLLHAVRLVVPREGKDTIDVTAPVPEQFGEWRDGA, encoded by the coding sequence ATCACCCTATCCAATGCGGACCAATGGGAGCTTTCCGAGCGGGTGCTGTTCATCGATGGCGAAGCGATCGTCATCGACAAGCCGGCCCGGCTCGCAGTCGACCGGCCGAAGGCGGGCGGAGACAGCCTCAGCGCGCGGATCGACGAGCTCAAGTTCGGTTTCCAGCGACCGCCAGTGCCGGTGCACCGCCTGGATCGAGACACATCGGGCTGCCTTCTCCTTGCGCGGCATCCGAAAGCGCGGGCGCGGTTTGGCGCCACCTTCGAGGCGGGCAAGGTCGAAAAGCTGTATATCGCCGTCGTGGACGGAGAAATCGAGGGCGAGGGTGTGGTGGACCTGCCCCTGGCCAAGATCTCGTCCGTGGAGGAGGGGTGGCGGATGGTCGCCGACGAACGCGGAAAGCGCGCGCTGACGCGCTGGCGGGCATTGCGTTCGAACGACGGGCGCACTCTGGTAGAATTTAAGCCGGAAACAGGGCGGACTCACCAGATACGCGCGCATGCGCGGTACGGGTTGGACGCGGCGATCATCGGCGATCCGATTTATGGAAGCGGGGGCGAGCCGATGCTCCTCCACGCGGTCCGGCTGGTCGTTCCGCGCGAGGGGAAGGACACGATCGACGTCACTGCTCCTGTGCCCGAGCAGTTCGGGGAATGGCGCGATGGAGCCTGA
- a CDS encoding arginyltransferase, translated as MSAPFRFPKFFVTNPSPCPYLPGKVERKVFTELTGRNASELNEALGRIGFRRSQSVAYRPSCIDCTACVSVRVVASEFEASATQRKLFRRHADLEVTACKPWTTEEQYALLRRYLAVRHPGGGMAEMDETDFADMVEQTPVRTFMIEYREPSKGGRPGKLVGCCLSDQQNDGLSMIYSFFDVGPRSRKGLGTFIILDHIIRSARAGLPYVYLGYWVEGSKRMDYKTRFRPLERLSREGWRRMDAVDEDIRRSSSDLPLRRTPRRSMSDA; from the coding sequence ATGAGCGCACCGTTCCGCTTTCCCAAGTTCTTCGTGACGAACCCTTCGCCGTGCCCGTACCTCCCCGGAAAGGTGGAGCGGAAGGTGTTCACGGAGCTTACCGGCCGCAACGCGAGCGAGCTCAATGAGGCGCTCGGCCGGATTGGTTTCCGCCGGAGCCAGTCGGTCGCCTACCGGCCAAGCTGCATCGATTGCACCGCCTGCGTGTCGGTCCGGGTAGTCGCTTCGGAGTTCGAGGCGAGCGCAACCCAGCGCAAGCTGTTTCGACGGCATGCCGACCTGGAAGTCACCGCCTGCAAGCCGTGGACGACCGAGGAGCAATATGCGCTTCTCCGCCGCTACCTGGCCGTTAGGCACCCGGGCGGCGGGATGGCCGAAATGGACGAGACCGACTTTGCAGATATGGTCGAGCAGACACCGGTTCGGACTTTCATGATCGAATATCGCGAGCCGTCCAAGGGCGGGCGCCCCGGCAAGCTCGTCGGTTGCTGTCTATCCGATCAGCAGAATGACGGTCTTTCCATGATCTATAGCTTCTTCGACGTCGGGCCGCGCTCGCGCAAAGGCCTGGGGACGTTCATCATCCTAGACCATATCATCCGCTCGGCTCGCGCCGGCCTGCCCTACGTCTACCTCGGCTATTGGGTCGAGGGCTCCAAGCGCATGGACTATAAGACGCGCTTCCGGCCTCTCGAGCGGCTCAGCCGCGAGGGATGGCGGCGGATGGATGCAGTCGACGAAGATATCAGGCGTTCGTCCAGCGATCTGCCGCTCCGCCGGACTCCTCGCCGGTCAATGTCAGACGCTTGA
- the metH gene encoding methionine synthase — translation MNDLAEVIADPDQVRAAAGARFVNIGERTNVTGSARFKKLILAGDYDAAVEVARQQVENGAQVIDVNMDEALLDSEEAMTIFLKRIAAEPDIARVPVMIDSSKWTVIEAGLKCVSGKPIVNSISMKEGEGPFLELASKCRSYGAAVVVMAFDEVGQADTKERKIEICDRAYKLLVADGTDPADIIFDPNIFAVATGIDEHRRYALDFIEATKEIRARCPRVHISGGLSNLSFSFRGNEPVRRAMHSIFLFHAIPAGMDMAIVNAGQLDVYDTIDPELREACEDVILDRRDDATERLVDLAERYKGTDAAQEKAAAEWRSLPVGERLSYALVKGIDADIVADTEEARLQFDRPIEVIEGPLMDGMNVVGDLFGSGKMFLPQVVKSARVMKKAVAHLIPFIEAEKEKTGATQGKGRIVMATVKGDVHDIGKNIVGVVLQCNGFEVIDLGVMVPWQDILKSANDNNADMIGLSGLITPSLDEMVTVAGEMQRLGLKTPLLIGGATTSKVHTALRIDPAYEGPVIHVLDASRAVGVASSMVSDTQREPLIASTADDYEKLRKARERSGRSALSTLEEARANAFPFDPSGQAPQPAMPGLHHIGEWPLRDLKSTIDWTPFFRAWELAGNYPAILDDPVVGESARNLFNDAQAMLDQIIAERWVTPKATVGLWRCKREGDDVLVLAGNDWTRLPMLRQQMKKREGRPNMCLADFINPEGEDWIGGFAVGIHGLEPHLERFKAGNDDYSDILLKALADRLAESFAEVLHAEVRNRIWGYAEEHLSNEQLIREKYHGIRPAPGYPACPDHSLKPMLFHMLGGQPGEVVLTENFAMLPTSAVSGFYFGHRDSQYFGVASIGRDQLRDYAQRRDVSIEQAERWLRPNLD, via the coding sequence GTGAACGACCTTGCAGAAGTGATTGCAGATCCCGACCAGGTTCGCGCCGCCGCCGGCGCCCGCTTCGTCAACATCGGCGAACGGACCAACGTCACCGGGTCGGCCAGGTTCAAGAAGCTGATTCTCGCCGGCGACTATGACGCGGCGGTCGAGGTCGCACGCCAGCAGGTCGAGAACGGCGCCCAGGTCATCGACGTCAACATGGACGAGGCCCTTCTCGACAGCGAGGAGGCGATGACGATCTTCCTCAAGCGCATCGCCGCCGAGCCGGACATTGCCCGCGTGCCCGTCATGATCGACAGCTCGAAGTGGACGGTGATCGAGGCAGGCCTCAAGTGCGTGTCGGGCAAGCCGATCGTCAATTCGATCAGCATGAAGGAAGGCGAGGGGCCGTTCCTCGAGCTGGCCAGCAAATGCCGGTCGTACGGAGCGGCGGTCGTCGTCATGGCGTTCGACGAAGTCGGCCAGGCCGACACCAAGGAGCGCAAGATCGAGATCTGCGACCGCGCGTACAAGCTGCTCGTCGCCGACGGCACCGACCCTGCCGACATCATCTTCGACCCCAACATCTTCGCGGTTGCGACCGGAATCGACGAGCACCGCCGTTATGCACTCGACTTCATCGAGGCGACGAAGGAGATCCGCGCGCGCTGCCCCCGGGTCCATATTTCAGGCGGCCTGTCGAACCTCAGCTTCTCGTTCCGCGGCAATGAGCCGGTGCGGCGGGCGATGCACAGCATCTTCCTGTTCCACGCGATCCCCGCGGGAATGGACATGGCGATCGTCAACGCCGGCCAGCTCGACGTCTACGACACGATCGACCCGGAGCTTCGCGAGGCCTGCGAGGACGTGATCCTCGACCGCCGCGACGACGCGACCGAGCGGCTCGTCGACCTGGCGGAACGTTATAAAGGCACCGACGCGGCCCAGGAAAAGGCCGCTGCCGAATGGCGCTCGCTGCCCGTCGGCGAGCGGCTGTCCTATGCGCTCGTCAAGGGGATCGACGCGGACATCGTCGCCGACACGGAGGAAGCGCGGCTCCAGTTCGACCGGCCGATCGAGGTGATCGAAGGGCCGCTGATGGACGGAATGAACGTCGTCGGCGACCTGTTCGGATCGGGCAAGATGTTCCTTCCCCAGGTGGTCAAATCCGCTCGGGTGATGAAGAAGGCGGTCGCCCACCTGATCCCCTTCATCGAGGCGGAGAAGGAAAAGACCGGCGCGACCCAGGGCAAGGGCCGGATCGTGATGGCGACGGTCAAGGGCGACGTTCACGACATCGGCAAGAACATCGTCGGCGTCGTTCTTCAGTGCAACGGCTTCGAGGTCATCGACCTTGGCGTCATGGTGCCGTGGCAGGACATCCTGAAGTCGGCCAACGACAACAATGCCGACATGATCGGCCTGTCGGGCCTGATAACCCCGTCTCTCGACGAGATGGTGACGGTCGCCGGCGAGATGCAGCGGCTTGGGCTCAAGACCCCCTTGCTGATCGGCGGCGCGACCACGAGCAAGGTGCACACGGCCCTTCGCATCGACCCGGCCTATGAAGGGCCGGTGATCCACGTGCTCGACGCCAGCCGCGCGGTTGGAGTCGCTTCGTCGATGGTATCGGACACGCAGCGCGAGCCGCTGATCGCGTCAACGGCCGACGATTATGAGAAGCTTCGCAAGGCCCGCGAGCGAAGCGGCCGAAGTGCGCTTTCGACCCTCGAGGAAGCGCGCGCCAACGCCTTTCCTTTCGACCCTTCGGGGCAGGCGCCGCAGCCGGCGATGCCCGGCCTCCACCACATCGGCGAGTGGCCCTTGCGCGATCTCAAGTCGACGATCGACTGGACGCCGTTTTTCCGCGCATGGGAACTGGCGGGCAATTACCCGGCGATCCTCGACGATCCGGTCGTCGGGGAAAGCGCTCGCAACCTGTTCAACGATGCCCAGGCGATGCTCGACCAGATCATCGCCGAACGGTGGGTGACGCCGAAGGCGACCGTCGGGCTGTGGCGCTGCAAGCGCGAAGGCGACGACGTGCTCGTTCTCGCAGGCAACGACTGGACTCGGCTGCCAATGCTTCGCCAGCAGATGAAGAAGCGTGAAGGCAGGCCCAACATGTGCCTTGCCGACTTCATCAATCCGGAAGGTGAGGACTGGATCGGCGGGTTTGCGGTCGGCATTCACGGCCTCGAGCCGCACCTCGAGCGCTTCAAGGCGGGAAATGACGATTATTCAGACATTCTGTTGAAGGCGCTTGCCGACCGCCTGGCGGAAAGCTTCGCCGAAGTGCTTCATGCCGAGGTCCGCAACCGGATCTGGGGGTATGCGGAGGAGCATCTCTCCAACGAGCAGCTGATCCGCGAAAAATATCACGGGATCCGCCCGGCCCCTGGCTATCCGGCATGCCCCGACCATAGCCTCAAGCCGATGCTGTTCCATATGCTCGGTGGACAGCCTGGCGAGGTGGTGTTGACGGAGAATTTCGCGATGCTTCCGACCTCGGCGGTTTCCGGCTTCTATTTCGGCCATCGCGACAGCCAGTATTTCGGAGTCGCGAGCATCGGGCGCGACCAGCTTCGCGATTATGCGCAGCGCCGCGATGTTTCGATCGAGCAGGCGGAGCGCTGGCTCAGGCCCAACCTCGACTAG
- a CDS encoding amidohydrolase produces MKTPLLALAAALLTSPAWSSTLIENINGIQVGPDGKLQHFCSLMIGNDGKVADVIGCNVLAQAGGFDQAIDGGGKTLLPGFIDAHGHVLGLGFSALQLDLVGTTSLEDLQHRLKDYAAAHPDKGWIVGRGWNQELWPVKRFPTAADLDAAVPDRPVILERVDGHAVVANSAAMKAAGVTGSTKAPAGGRIENGLFVDNAIELVTRAIPSPTPAEFDQALAKAQEILLAYGVTGVGSMSTGLGDWHAMKRAGEAGRLQVRFMVYADELKLLPEVPHPTGWLYGDKLRMVGIKYYADGALGSRGAWLKKPYADKPDTSGLQFHSDAEMLKLADAAAAAGFQVATHAIGDAANAQVISVYEQLSKKYGADRRWRIEHFQIADPADIPRLKPAGIVASMQPTHQTSDRLMAVARLGPDRLAGAYAWQSVEKLGIPLAFGTDFPVESANPFPGLSAAVSRQDINGQPPGGWLPAERLTFEQALGAYTRGAAYAGFAEDRIGALEKGKWADFVIVDRDPTKVDPQSLARTQVLETWVAGKKAWSASAAATASPERGK; encoded by the coding sequence ATGAAAACTCCGCTACTCGCGCTCGCGGCCGCGCTCCTCACCTCTCCCGCATGGTCGTCCACGCTCATCGAAAACATAAACGGCATCCAGGTCGGGCCCGACGGCAAGCTCCAGCACTTTTGCAGCCTGATGATCGGCAATGACGGGAAAGTCGCCGACGTGATCGGCTGCAACGTGCTCGCTCAGGCCGGCGGCTTCGACCAGGCGATCGACGGCGGCGGCAAGACCCTGCTTCCCGGCTTCATCGATGCACACGGCCATGTGCTCGGCCTCGGCTTCTCCGCGCTGCAACTCGACCTGGTCGGCACGACCTCGCTCGAAGACCTGCAGCACCGGCTGAAGGACTATGCGGCGGCGCACCCCGACAAAGGCTGGATCGTCGGGCGCGGATGGAACCAGGAGCTGTGGCCGGTGAAAAGATTCCCGACCGCTGCCGACCTCGACGCTGCAGTCCCCGACCGTCCCGTGATCCTCGAGCGCGTCGACGGTCATGCAGTCGTCGCAAACAGCGCGGCGATGAAAGCCGCGGGGGTTACCGGTTCGACGAAGGCGCCTGCAGGCGGGCGCATCGAGAACGGCCTGTTCGTCGACAACGCAATCGAGCTGGTGACCAGGGCAATCCCCTCCCCCACTCCCGCTGAGTTCGACCAGGCGCTGGCAAAAGCGCAGGAAATCCTCCTCGCCTACGGAGTCACCGGCGTCGGCTCAATGAGCACGGGACTGGGCGATTGGCACGCGATGAAACGTGCAGGCGAGGCAGGGCGGCTGCAGGTCCGCTTCATGGTCTACGCAGACGAGCTGAAGCTGCTTCCCGAGGTGCCGCATCCGACCGGCTGGCTCTACGGCGACAAGCTCCGCATGGTCGGCATAAAATATTATGCTGACGGAGCGCTGGGTTCGCGCGGCGCCTGGCTAAAGAAGCCGTATGCGGACAAGCCGGATACCAGCGGGCTGCAGTTCCATTCGGACGCCGAGATGTTGAAGTTGGCGGACGCCGCGGCCGCGGCGGGTTTCCAGGTGGCGACTCACGCGATCGGCGATGCCGCCAATGCTCAGGTTATCTCGGTCTACGAGCAGCTGTCGAAGAAATATGGAGCGGACCGCCGCTGGCGTATCGAGCATTTCCAGATCGCCGATCCCGCCGACATTCCGCGGCTGAAACCCGCCGGGATCGTCGCGTCGATGCAGCCGACTCATCAAACCAGCGACCGGCTGATGGCGGTGGCCAGGCTCGGTCCGGACAGGCTGGCAGGCGCTTATGCGTGGCAGTCGGTCGAAAAGCTGGGAATCCCGCTGGCGTTCGGCACCGACTTTCCGGTGGAATCGGCAAACCCATTCCCCGGGCTGTCGGCGGCCGTCAGCAGGCAAGACATCAACGGACAGCCTCCCGGCGGCTGGTTGCCCGCCGAACGTCTGACGTTCGAGCAGGCACTCGGCGCCTATACCCGCGGCGCTGCCTATGCAGGCTTCGCCGAAGACAGGATCGGAGCGCTCGAGAAAGGCAAGTGGGCGGACTTCGTCATCGTCGACCGCGATCCGACGAAGGTCGACCCGCAGTCGCTCGCCCGCACCCAGGTGCTGGAGACCTGGGTTGCCGGGAAGAAGGCGTGGAGCGCTTCGGCTGCGGCTACCGCTTCGCCCGAGCGCGGGAAGTAA
- a CDS encoding threonine ammonia-lyase, protein MMQPPTIDDIRAAAKRIEGSVVRTPMLKSATLSEVTGAEVWLKFENLQFTSAYKERGALNKLLQLSEEERARGVIAASAGNHSQAVAYHATRLGIPATIVMPESTPTVKVTKTEGYGATVVLHGDMFDDAYAKARELSLERGLVFVHPFDDGQIIAGAGTVALEMLDQAPDLDMLVVPIGGGGLMSGVSIAARAIKPDIELIGVEALLYPSMKCALQGCQLPLGGDTLAEGIAVKQPGELTSAILKDHVDDVVLVEERDIERAVAMLAGLEKTVVEGAGAAGLAAMLSDPERYKGKKVGTLLCGGNIDTHLLANVLVRDLVRQGRIARLRVAAQDQPGALAKITAQFHDAGVNIIEIRHSRIFTALPAKDTVIEVECEARDAAAIDKVEQMLQAAGFNVERASLD, encoded by the coding sequence ATGATGCAGCCGCCGACCATCGACGACATCCGCGCCGCCGCAAAGCGGATCGAAGGCTCGGTCGTCCGAACTCCGATGTTGAAGAGCGCGACTTTGTCCGAGGTCACCGGCGCGGAAGTCTGGCTGAAGTTCGAGAACCTTCAGTTCACCTCGGCCTACAAGGAGCGTGGAGCGCTCAACAAGCTGCTCCAGCTGTCGGAGGAGGAGCGGGCGCGAGGCGTCATCGCCGCGTCGGCCGGCAATCACTCGCAGGCGGTTGCGTATCACGCGACGCGGCTGGGAATCCCGGCAACTATCGTGATGCCGGAATCAACTCCGACGGTGAAGGTCACGAAGACCGAAGGCTATGGAGCGACGGTCGTTCTTCACGGCGATATGTTCGACGACGCCTATGCCAAAGCTCGCGAACTCTCGCTCGAGCGAGGACTCGTGTTCGTGCACCCGTTCGACGATGGGCAAATCATCGCCGGGGCCGGAACGGTGGCGCTGGAGATGCTCGACCAGGCGCCCGACCTCGACATGCTCGTCGTGCCCATCGGCGGCGGCGGGTTGATGTCGGGAGTGTCGATCGCCGCGCGCGCGATCAAGCCGGATATCGAGCTGATCGGCGTCGAAGCGCTGCTCTACCCATCGATGAAATGCGCTCTCCAGGGCTGCCAGCTTCCGCTCGGCGGCGACACGCTCGCCGAAGGAATTGCGGTCAAGCAGCCGGGCGAGCTTACGTCGGCCATCCTCAAGGATCACGTCGACGACGTCGTCCTCGTCGAAGAGCGCGATATCGAGCGCGCGGTGGCGATGCTCGCGGGACTCGAGAAAACGGTGGTCGAGGGTGCGGGAGCCGCGGGACTCGCCGCCATGCTGTCCGACCCTGAGCGCTACAAGGGCAAGAAGGTCGGGACTTTGCTGTGCGGTGGCAATATCGACACGCACCTTCTCGCCAACGTGCTTGTCCGCGACCTCGTTCGCCAGGGACGCATCGCACGGCTGCGCGTCGCCGCGCAGGACCAGCCGGGGGCGCTGGCGAAGATCACCGCCCAATTTCACGACGCCGGCGTCAACATCATCGAGATCCGCCACAGCCGGATCTTCACCGCCCTTCCGGCCAAGGACACGGTGATCGAGGTCGAATGCGAAGCCCGCGACGCGGCGGCGATCGACAAGGTCGAGCAGATGCTCCAAGCGGCCGGGTTCAACGTCGAGCGCGCGTCGCTCGACTGA
- a CDS encoding protein-disulfide reductase DsbD family protein has product MVRRVLILLALLLAPAVAHARGIDPQLVAEGPAAAGGEVELAIVMHTKPGWHGYWLNPGDAGLPMKVEWTLPPGWTAGPLRYPVPTRLTIAGLMNYVYEQDYAILVRLKAPPGAAGTIPIRAQANWLACTDKVCVPESGELSLDLPVGIGTPNRTRFDEWRRALPTPLASVAHFEIAGNRIRVGIPLPSDVKVEDAYVFPEADGPVDYAGKQSFTRKGELLIAELPRGGAAPARLPAVLALGDGRGLHIDAVPGPVPSGGSPIGGGGALALLWAVLGAIAGGILLNLMPCVFPILTLKALHLAKSGGDETEARRDALAYAAGAVIGTGALGLALLALRAGGSAAGWAFQLQDPRTVLVLVLLATAITLNLLRIFEVPVLVRSAVPNDSFATGALAAFVATPCSGPFLGAALGTALLLPAAGAIAVFASLGLGLALPFVAVAFIPALRRMLPRPGPWMVRLQRFLAIPMAATVVAGLWLLWRLGGAQALQIGLAASALVGLQLVGAGVLQRKGKQTGYVAALAAFVVAVAGVWAMPGRSAAAAHAVSGAAPWDEVAVSAQVAQGHPAFVYFTADWCLTCKVNEAAAINRSEVREAFKAADVKLFAGDWTTGDPKITRFLEDRGRAGVPLYLWYSPGKAEPEELPQVLTPAMLTSRARAKR; this is encoded by the coding sequence ATGGTCCGGCGCGTCCTGATCCTTTTGGCCCTCTTGCTCGCGCCGGCAGTTGCGCACGCTCGCGGCATCGACCCGCAGCTGGTCGCGGAGGGGCCCGCGGCGGCGGGCGGCGAGGTCGAGCTTGCGATCGTCATGCACACCAAGCCGGGGTGGCACGGCTATTGGCTGAACCCGGGCGATGCCGGGCTTCCGATGAAGGTCGAGTGGACTCTTCCCCCGGGCTGGACGGCCGGGCCGCTACGCTATCCCGTGCCGACGCGCCTGACGATCGCCGGCCTGATGAACTATGTGTACGAGCAGGATTACGCGATCCTCGTCCGGCTTAAGGCGCCGCCCGGAGCGGCCGGCACCATCCCCATCCGGGCGCAGGCAAACTGGCTCGCATGCACGGACAAGGTCTGCGTTCCCGAAAGCGGCGAACTGTCGCTGGACCTTCCCGTCGGCATCGGCACGCCCAATCGCACGCGGTTCGACGAATGGCGCCGGGCGCTCCCGACGCCGCTCGCAAGCGTTGCGCATTTCGAGATCGCGGGAAATCGAATCCGCGTCGGAATCCCGCTTCCAAGCGACGTGAAGGTCGAGGACGCTTACGTTTTTCCCGAAGCGGACGGGCCGGTTGATTATGCAGGCAAGCAAAGCTTCACCCGCAAGGGCGAGCTGCTGATCGCAGAGCTTCCCAGGGGTGGCGCGGCTCCGGCCCGGCTTCCGGCGGTGCTTGCGCTCGGCGACGGGCGCGGGCTTCACATCGATGCTGTGCCTGGACCGGTTCCGAGCGGCGGAAGCCCGATCGGCGGGGGCGGCGCGCTCGCGCTTCTGTGGGCGGTACTGGGAGCAATCGCCGGTGGCATCCTTCTCAACCTGATGCCGTGCGTCTTCCCGATCCTGACGCTCAAGGCGCTGCATCTCGCGAAAAGCGGCGGGGACGAGACCGAGGCCAGGCGCGATGCGCTTGCTTATGCCGCCGGAGCCGTCATCGGAACCGGCGCGCTTGGCCTCGCGCTTCTCGCGCTGCGCGCGGGCGGAAGCGCGGCGGGCTGGGCTTTCCAGCTCCAGGACCCGCGAACGGTTCTCGTGCTCGTGCTCCTTGCCACCGCAATCACACTCAACCTGCTTCGAATCTTCGAAGTGCCCGTGCTGGTACGCTCTGCAGTTCCCAACGACAGCTTCGCGACCGGCGCACTCGCCGCCTTCGTCGCTACTCCCTGTTCCGGCCCGTTCCTCGGTGCCGCGCTGGGAACGGCGCTCCTGCTTCCCGCGGCCGGGGCGATCGCGGTGTTCGCCTCACTTGGACTGGGGCTCGCGCTGCCGTTCGTCGCCGTCGCCTTTATCCCTGCGCTACGGCGGATGCTTCCAAGGCCCGGCCCGTGGATGGTCCGCCTGCAACGATTCCTGGCCATCCCGATGGCCGCGACAGTCGTTGCGGGCCTCTGGCTGCTGTGGCGGCTGGGTGGCGCTCAGGCGCTGCAAATCGGCCTGGCAGCAAGTGCCCTCGTTGGTCTTCAACTGGTCGGCGCCGGCGTACTTCAGAGAAAAGGCAAGCAGACCGGCTATGTCGCCGCGCTGGCAGCCTTTGTCGTGGCGGTCGCCGGGGTGTGGGCGATGCCCGGCCGGAGCGCTGCCGCCGCTCACGCAGTCTCGGGAGCGGCGCCCTGGGATGAAGTGGCGGTTTCCGCGCAAGTCGCGCAAGGCCATCCCGCGTTCGTCTATTTTACCGCCGACTGGTGCCTCACCTGCAAGGTCAATGAAGCGGCCGCCATCAATCGAAGCGAGGTGCGCGAGGCGTTCAAGGCGGCGGATGTAAAGCTCTTTGCAGGCGACTGGACGACGGGCGACCCAAAAATCACCCGCTTCCTGGAAGATCGCGGGCGGGCGGGCGTTCCGCTCTACCTTTGGTACTCGCCGGGGAAAGCGGAACCCGAAGAGCTTCCGCAGGTGCTCACACCCGCGATGCTTACTTCCCGCGCTCGGGCGAAGCGGTAG
- a CDS encoding homocysteine S-methyltransferase family protein → MSSAAEFRAEAAKRILIKDGPYGTGIQCEKLPAEAYCGGLDLMKDQRGNNDLLNLTQPQVVSRICERFAQAGAEVLATNTFNANRISQADYGAEDLSAEINRAAARIIREVADRASGNDGRKRWVAGAIGPTNKTLSLSPDVNDPAFREVDFDQVKAVYREQVDALVEGGVDFILVETVFDTLNAKAAIMATLEAEQALGRELPLMISMTLTDLSGRNLSGHTVEAFWASVRHAKPLTIGLNCSFGAAQLRPHLAALSATAETLVMAYPNAGLPNELGEYDEAAEETAAQVAEWIRDGLVNVVGGCCGTTPAHIAAIAGVAAGKPPRKIPAPRSDTLLAGLEPMVIAA, encoded by the coding sequence ATGAGCAGTGCCGCAGAGTTCAGGGCCGAAGCGGCAAAGCGGATCCTGATCAAGGACGGTCCCTATGGCACCGGCATCCAGTGCGAGAAGCTGCCCGCCGAAGCCTATTGCGGTGGGCTCGACCTGATGAAGGACCAGCGCGGCAACAACGACCTCCTGAACCTGACCCAGCCGCAGGTCGTGAGCCGGATCTGCGAAAGGTTCGCCCAGGCCGGGGCCGAGGTGCTCGCGACGAACACCTTCAACGCCAACCGCATCAGCCAGGCCGATTATGGCGCCGAGGACCTGTCCGCCGAGATCAACCGGGCGGCGGCCCGGATCATCCGCGAGGTCGCGGACCGCGCTTCCGGCAATGACGGCAGGAAACGGTGGGTAGCCGGGGCGATCGGCCCGACCAACAAGACCCTGTCGCTGTCTCCGGACGTCAACGACCCGGCCTTTCGCGAGGTCGATTTCGACCAGGTGAAGGCAGTCTATCGCGAGCAGGTGGACGCGCTGGTCGAAGGCGGAGTGGATTTCATCCTGGTCGAGACCGTGTTCGACACGCTCAACGCCAAGGCGGCGATCATGGCGACGCTGGAGGCGGAGCAGGCGCTCGGCCGCGAGCTTCCACTGATGATCTCAATGACGCTGACCGACCTTTCGGGCCGCAATCTCTCAGGCCACACCGTCGAGGCGTTCTGGGCATCGGTGAGGCATGCAAAGCCGCTGACGATCGGTCTCAACTGTTCCTTTGGAGCGGCGCAGCTTCGCCCGCACCTCGCCGCGCTGTCGGCAACCGCCGAGACTTTGGTGATGGCCTACCCCAATGCCGGCCTGCCCAATGAGCTTGGCGAATATGACGAGGCGGCCGAGGAAACCGCGGCGCAGGTCGCCGAGTGGATCCGCGACGGCCTGGTCAACGTCGTCGGAGGCTGCTGCGGCACCACTCCGGCGCATATTGCCGCTATCGCAGGAGTTGCTGCCGGCAAGCCGCCGCGGAAGATTCCCGCCCCCCGAAGCGACACCCTGCTCGCGGGCCTCGAGCCGATGGTGATCGCCGCGTGA
- the ctrA gene encoding response regulator transcription factor CtrA, whose translation MRVLLIEDEPTTAQSIELMLGTEGFNVYTTDLGEEGLDLGKLYDYDIILLDLNLPDMHGYDVLKKLRTSKVSTPVLILSGIGEMDSKVRALGFGADDYVTKPFHRDELVARIHAIVRRSKGHSQSVIRTGKLAVNLDAKTVEVDGARVHLTGKEYAMLELLSLRKGTTLTKEMFLNHLYGGMDEPELKIIDVFICKLRKKLSLACGGANYIETVWGRGYVLRDPDEAIEPLPEAAVA comes from the coding sequence ATGCGCGTACTGCTGATCGAAGACGAGCCGACGACTGCCCAGAGCATCGAGCTGATGCTCGGCACCGAAGGCTTCAATGTCTACACGACCGACCTTGGCGAGGAAGGCCTCGATCTCGGTAAGCTGTACGACTACGACATCATCCTTCTCGACCTGAACCTTCCGGACATGCACGGCTATGACGTGCTGAAGAAGCTTCGGACGTCGAAGGTTTCGACTCCGGTCCTGATCCTTTCCGGAATCGGCGAAATGGACAGCAAAGTCCGTGCGCTCGGTTTCGGCGCCGACGATTATGTCACCAAGCCATTCCATCGCGACGAGCTCGTGGCGCGCATCCACGCGATCGTCCGCCGCTCGAAGGGCCATTCGCAGTCGGTCATCCGCACCGGCAAGCTGGCAGTGAACCTGGATGCTAAGACCGTCGAGGTCGACGGCGCCCGAGTGCACCTGACCGGCAAGGAATATGCGATGCTGGAGCTGCTTTCGCTCCGCAAGGGCACGACGCTCACCAAGGAAATGTTCCTCAACCACCTTTACGGCGGGATGGACGAGCCCGAGCTCAAGATCATCGACGTGTTCATCTGCAAGCTTCGCAAGAAGCTGAGCCTGGCCTGCGGCGGCGCCAACTACATCGAGACCGTATGGGGCCGCGGCTACGTGCTTCGCGATCCGGATGAGGCGATCGAGCCGTTGCCGGAAGCCGCGGTCGCTTAA